In Bacteroidota bacterium, the genomic window AACTTGTACGAAATGGATTTGATGTCTGGCCGGGACTATCAGAATTACACGGAGCTGTTCCAGATCATGGTATCTTTCCTCCGTCCACCCGACCTGCTGGTTTACCTGCGCGCATCTGTACCAACGCTGGTCCGCCATATTCAGTCTCGCGGGCGAGATTTTGAAAACACGATTCGCATTGAGTACCTCGAGCGCCTCAATGTTTTGTATGATGAATGGATTGAACGATATACTGCCGGCCCGAAACTCATCATTGATGTTGATTCATACGACTTTGTAAACAACCCGGACGACCGCAACGACATTGTTGGTCGCATCGAGAGCCGCTTGTTCGGTCTGTTTGCTGACTAAAGTTGCCGGCCCATTCGATCATGCACCAATTGCACATGATTGCTTTGCGCCTCTTTTCTTGCCTTGCTTCGTCATGCGTTGCCTTCCTGGTGGCATGCCTCGTGCTTCTCCTGTGCAGCACCCTTCCCGTGTTTGCACAGGAAGCCGATACGACCATTGCACCACCGCCGCGCGATTCGCTGGCCATGCCACCGGCTGATTCTCTAAATCAGC contains:
- a CDS encoding deoxynucleoside kinase; translated protein: MDLNNLDKQTKYKEKKHVAIAGNIGAGKSSLTQITSDYFGWNSYYERVDDNPYLEDFYKDMRRWSFNLQIFFLSSRFNQQQAIENSPYSVAQDRSIYEDAEIFARNLYEMDLMSGRDYQNYTELFQIMVSFLRPPDLLVYLRASVPTLVRHIQSRGRDFENTIRIEYLERLNVLYDEWIERYTAGPKLIIDVDSYDFVNNPDDRNDIVGRIESRLFGLFAD